The following are encoded in a window of Streptomyces griseiscabiei genomic DNA:
- a CDS encoding snapalysin family zinc-dependent metalloprotease produces the protein MHIRTLTGGLAAALLVSLSLTAGQAVAAPTDTADATLAARVFTYDASGSAEFRSAVDRGAAIWNESVDAVELRPSATGQRANIRVVADNGWPRALTTSLGNGTVYIGRQAVDQGYDTIRISAHELGHILGLPDRKPGPCSSLMSGSTAGTACTNPYPNAAEKAEVEGNFGGLLADRAPAARPQLIVD, from the coding sequence ATGCACATCCGTACGCTGACCGGCGGCCTGGCCGCCGCCCTGCTGGTGTCCTTGTCCCTGACGGCGGGCCAGGCCGTGGCCGCCCCCACCGACACGGCCGACGCCACCCTGGCCGCCCGGGTCTTCACCTACGACGCCAGCGGCTCCGCCGAGTTCAGGAGCGCGGTCGACCGGGGCGCGGCGATCTGGAACGAGAGCGTCGACGCCGTCGAGCTGCGCCCGTCCGCCACCGGGCAGCGCGCGAACATCCGGGTCGTCGCGGACAACGGCTGGCCCCGCGCCCTGACCACGAGCCTGGGCAACGGCACCGTCTACATCGGCCGCCAGGCCGTCGACCAGGGCTACGACACCATCCGTATCTCCGCCCATGAACTCGGCCACATCCTGGGCCTGCCCGACCGCAAGCCCGGCCCGTGCTCCAGTCTGATGTCCGGCTCCACCGCGGGCACCGCCTGCACCAACCCGTACCCGAACGCGGCCGAGAAGGCGGAGGTCGAGGGCAACTTCGGCGGCCTCCTCGCCGACCGGGCCCCGGCCGCGCGCCCCCAGCTGATCGTGGACTGA
- the ppk2 gene encoding polyphosphate kinase 2: protein MTELLTDMRVDYSDHDDPVLIRPDGSPVDTWRENYPYARRMERGEYDWHKRLQQIELLKLQSWIKETGRRLVVVFEGRDAAGKGGTIKRFTEHLNPRGARVVALEKPTERERGQWYFQRYVEHLPTAGEIVLFDRSWYNRAGVERVMGFCTDDEYRRFMRQAPAFERMLVDDGVDLVKFWFSVSRGEQRTRFTIRQVDPVRQWKLSPMDLASLDRWDDYTAAKVAMFRETDTEQAPWTVVKSNDKKRARVEAMRSVLARFDYTGRDHEVVGEPDRRIVGEAATLLEAGEDDDR from the coding sequence ATGACCGAACTGCTGACCGACATGCGTGTCGACTACAGCGACCACGACGACCCGGTGCTGATCCGCCCCGACGGCAGCCCGGTGGACACCTGGCGGGAGAACTATCCGTACGCCCGGCGCATGGAACGCGGCGAGTACGACTGGCACAAGCGGCTGCAGCAGATCGAGCTGCTGAAGCTGCAGAGCTGGATCAAGGAGACCGGGCGCCGGCTGGTCGTGGTCTTCGAGGGGCGGGACGCGGCCGGCAAGGGCGGCACGATCAAGCGGTTCACCGAGCACCTCAATCCGCGCGGCGCCCGGGTGGTGGCGCTGGAGAAGCCGACCGAGCGCGAGCGCGGGCAGTGGTACTTCCAGCGTTACGTCGAGCATCTGCCGACGGCCGGGGAGATCGTGCTCTTCGACCGGTCCTGGTACAACCGGGCCGGTGTGGAGCGGGTGATGGGCTTCTGCACGGACGACGAGTACCGGCGCTTCATGCGGCAGGCGCCCGCCTTCGAGCGGATGCTCGTCGACGACGGCGTGGACCTGGTGAAGTTCTGGTTCTCGGTGTCGCGGGGCGAGCAGCGCACCCGTTTCACGATCCGTCAGGTCGATCCCGTACGGCAGTGGAAGCTCAGCCCGATGGATCTGGCCTCCCTGGACCGCTGGGACGACTACACCGCCGCGAAGGTGGCCATGTTCCGTGAGACGGACACCGAGCAGGCGCCGTGGACCGTGGTGAAGAGCAACGACAAGAAGCGGGCCCGGGTGGAGGCCATGCGCAGTGTGCTGGCCCGTTTCGACTACACCGGCAGGGACCACGAGGTGGTCGGCGAACCGGACCGCAGGATCGTCGGCGAGGCGGCGACCCTGCTGGAGGCCGGGGAGGACGACGACCGGTAG